One Paenisporosarcina sp. FSL H8-0542 genomic region harbors:
- the rsmI gene encoding 16S rRNA (cytidine(1402)-2'-O)-methyltransferase, giving the protein MHAQKSFSGQSSTGILYLVATPIGNLEDMTVRAIRMMKEADYIAAEDTRNTKKLCNYFEIDTPLISYHEHNLEYGGDKLLELLRKGKNIALVSDAGLPCISDPGADIVAKAVAENLSVVPIPGANAALSALISSGLSTLSFTFYGFLPRQKKDRKAALEDLQYHKETMLFYEAPHRLKETLRDAQQILGSSRKVVLAREVTKKFEEFVRGTLEEAVAWVESEDVRGEFVLVIDGSKEENPEKMEKWWLNLSITEHVNHVMDNQMLSSKEAIKVVAKERDLPKRDVYQQYHIEA; this is encoded by the coding sequence ATGCACGCACAAAAGAGTTTTTCAGGACAATCTTCTACTGGTATTTTATATTTGGTGGCGACACCTATTGGAAACTTGGAGGATATGACCGTTCGTGCGATTCGAATGATGAAAGAAGCGGATTATATTGCTGCGGAAGATACACGTAATACGAAAAAACTGTGTAACTACTTTGAAATTGATACACCGCTTATCAGCTACCATGAACATAACTTGGAATATGGTGGGGACAAACTTTTAGAGCTTCTGCGAAAAGGAAAGAATATTGCACTTGTTAGTGATGCCGGCTTACCGTGCATTTCAGATCCGGGAGCAGATATTGTGGCAAAGGCAGTAGCGGAGAATTTATCCGTGGTGCCAATTCCTGGTGCGAATGCTGCATTGAGTGCGTTAATATCATCTGGACTTTCCACTTTGTCATTTACTTTTTATGGTTTCCTTCCGAGGCAAAAGAAAGATCGGAAAGCTGCGCTTGAAGACCTTCAATATCACAAAGAAACGATGCTTTTTTATGAAGCTCCACATCGATTAAAGGAAACACTAAGAGATGCTCAACAAATACTGGGATCTTCGCGAAAAGTGGTCTTGGCTCGAGAAGTTACGAAGAAGTTCGAAGAGTTTGTAAGAGGAACTTTAGAAGAAGCAGTGGCTTGGGTAGAGAGTGAAGACGTGCGTGGAGAATTTGTATTGGTTATCGATGGTTCTAAAGAAGAAAATCCTGAAAAAATGGAAAAATGGTGGTTGAATTTATCCATAACTGAGCATGTTAACCATGTAATGGATAATCAAATGCTTTCTTCAAAAGAAGCCATTAAAGTCGTGGCCAAGGAAAGAGATTTACCAAAGCGGGATGTTTATCAGCAGTATCATATTGAAGCATAA
- a CDS encoding AbrB/MazE/SpoVT family DNA-binding domain-containing protein: MKSTGIVRKVDELGRVVIPIELRRTLGIAEKDALEIYVDDDKIILKKYLPNMTCAVTGEVSDDNLRLVGGKLILSPEGADLLVKEIQSNLTK, encoded by the coding sequence ATGAAATCTACAGGTATCGTTCGTAAAGTTGATGAATTAGGACGCGTAGTTATTCCAATAGAGCTTCGCCGTACATTAGGCATTGCTGAAAAAGACGCATTGGAAATTTACGTGGATGACGATAAAATCATCTTGAAAAAATATTTACCAAACATGACATGTGCTGTTACTGGTGAAGTATCAGATGACAACCTACGTTTAGTAGGCGGAAAACTGATCTTGAGCCCAGAAGGCGCAGACTTATTGGTAAAAGAAATTCAATCTAATCTTACTAAATAA
- the metG gene encoding methionine--tRNA ligase: protein MNSKKNSFYITTPIYYPSGKFHIGTAYTTVASDAMARYKRLRGFDVHFLTGMDEHGQKIQEKAQEAGKDPQSYVDEIAEASKQVWDLMHISNDDFIRTTEQRHKDGVEKIFQLFLDNGDIYKGEYEGWYCTPCESFFTESQLENGNCPDCGRPVKKVKEESYFFNMKKYADRLLNYYENNVEFIEPESRKNEMINNFIKPGLENLSVSRTSFDWGIRVPGDAKHVIYVWVDALSNYITALGYKSDDESLFNKFWPADVHVVGKDIVRFHTIYWPIFLMALDLPLPKKVFAHGFIMMKDGKMSKSKGNVVTPELLVNRYGLDATRYFLLRELPFGADGVFSPESFVERTNYDLANDLGNLLNRTVSMMNKYFDGVIPTEGNEPTEFDATLQEHAKEVKEKYEASMEKMQFSIVLSDLWSLVSRTNKYIDETQPWVLAKEESDKSKLGSVMWNLAESLRKIAVYLQPFMTNAPKQIAEQLGLSADALTWDSLENTSSIATGTKVIEKGVPIFPRLEVETEITYIQEQMRGPVKAEEYEVVKEEVAEVPEITIDEFLNVDLRVATVTACEAIPKADKLLKLQVDLGYEQRQVVSGIAKSYKPEELVGQKVIVVANLKPVKLRGELSQGMILAGEKDGYLTLATVDEKLENGAKVK, encoded by the coding sequence GTGAACAGTAAAAAAAATTCTTTTTATATTACGACTCCAATTTATTACCCAAGTGGCAAATTCCACATTGGAACTGCATATACAACGGTGGCTTCCGATGCGATGGCTCGCTACAAGCGTTTACGTGGCTTTGATGTTCATTTTTTAACAGGAATGGATGAGCATGGTCAAAAGATTCAGGAGAAAGCGCAAGAAGCTGGAAAAGATCCACAATCATATGTCGATGAAATTGCGGAAGCTTCCAAACAGGTTTGGGACTTGATGCACATTTCCAATGACGATTTTATTCGTACGACTGAACAGCGTCATAAAGATGGCGTTGAAAAGATTTTTCAGTTATTCCTTGATAACGGCGATATTTACAAAGGTGAGTATGAAGGATGGTATTGCACGCCTTGTGAATCTTTCTTTACTGAATCACAATTGGAAAATGGAAACTGTCCGGACTGTGGACGTCCAGTGAAAAAAGTCAAAGAAGAATCATATTTCTTCAATATGAAAAAATATGCTGACCGCTTGCTGAACTATTATGAAAATAATGTGGAATTTATTGAACCTGAGTCCAGAAAAAACGAAATGATAAATAACTTCATCAAACCAGGATTGGAAAATTTATCTGTGTCCCGAACTTCATTTGATTGGGGAATCCGAGTACCTGGAGATGCAAAACATGTCATTTATGTATGGGTAGATGCTCTATCAAACTACATTACAGCTCTCGGGTATAAGTCGGATGATGAATCATTATTTAATAAGTTCTGGCCTGCTGATGTACATGTGGTCGGTAAGGACATTGTGAGATTCCATACAATTTACTGGCCAATTTTCTTGATGGCTTTGGATTTACCGTTACCTAAAAAAGTATTTGCACATGGCTTTATCATGATGAAAGACGGGAAAATGTCGAAGTCAAAAGGCAATGTTGTCACACCGGAACTTTTAGTGAACCGTTATGGACTAGATGCTACTCGTTATTTCTTATTACGTGAGTTACCATTCGGTGCTGATGGTGTCTTTTCACCGGAATCTTTTGTGGAACGTACGAACTATGACTTGGCAAACGACTTAGGAAACTTACTTAATCGTACTGTTTCCATGATGAATAAATATTTTGATGGTGTGATTCCAACAGAAGGAAATGAACCAACAGAATTTGATGCTACTTTACAAGAGCATGCAAAAGAAGTGAAAGAAAAATATGAAGCAAGTATGGAGAAGATGCAGTTCAGTATCGTGTTAAGCGATTTGTGGTCTCTTGTTTCTCGTACGAATAAATATATTGATGAAACACAACCATGGGTATTGGCTAAAGAAGAATCAGACAAATCAAAACTAGGTTCAGTTATGTGGAATTTGGCTGAAAGTCTTCGTAAAATAGCCGTTTACTTACAACCTTTTATGACAAATGCGCCAAAACAAATTGCTGAGCAACTAGGGTTGTCTGCAGATGCATTGACATGGGATTCACTTGAAAACACATCAAGCATTGCAACTGGCACAAAAGTGATTGAAAAAGGCGTACCGATTTTCCCAAGGTTAGAAGTGGAAACAGAAATTACGTATATTCAAGAACAAATGCGTGGTCCTGTAAAAGCGGAAGAATATGAAGTGGTAAAAGAAGAAGTGGCAGAAGTGCCAGAAATCACAATTGATGAATTTTTGAATGTAGATTTACGAGTGGCCACTGTCACAGCTTGTGAAGCAATTCCTAAAGCGGATAAATTATTGAAGCTGCAAGTAGATTTGGGATACGAACAACGTCAGGTTGTATCGGGCATTGCCAAAAGTTACAAGCCTGAAGAATTAGTCGGGCAGAAAGTTATTGTTGTAGCCAACTTAAAACCAGTCAAGCTGCGCGGAGAATTATCGCAAGGAATGATTCTTGCTGGAGAAAAAGACGGTTATTTAACATTGGCAACCGTAGATGAAAAGCTTGAAAATGGTGCGAAAGTAAAATAA
- a CDS encoding TatD family hydrolase, producing the protein MYIDTHVHLNADQYDEDLQQVIERALEAKVNHMVVIGFDHKTIKRAISLAEQYDFIYAVVGWHPVDAIDCTDEDLQWIEELAAHPKVVAIGETGLDYHWDKSPHDVQQELFRKQIRLAQKVNLPIVIHNRDATEDVIRILQEEQAEKTGGVMHCYGGSVETAKICIDLNFMISLGGPVTFKNAKKPKEVAAEIPLEYLMIETDAPYLAPHPHRGKRNEPALVTLVAEEIARLKDVSIDEVARATTENAIKFYKLPV; encoded by the coding sequence ATGTACATAGACACACATGTCCATTTAAATGCAGATCAATACGATGAAGATTTACAACAGGTCATTGAACGGGCACTAGAAGCAAAGGTAAACCACATGGTTGTCATTGGTTTTGACCATAAAACGATTAAGCGAGCGATTTCGCTAGCGGAACAATATGATTTTATTTATGCAGTTGTTGGCTGGCACCCGGTAGATGCTATTGATTGTACAGATGAAGACTTGCAATGGATTGAGGAATTAGCGGCTCATCCAAAAGTTGTGGCTATTGGTGAGACTGGTTTGGATTACCATTGGGATAAGTCTCCGCATGATGTGCAACAAGAGTTGTTCAGAAAGCAAATTCGTTTGGCACAAAAAGTGAATTTGCCGATTGTCATCCACAACCGTGATGCTACCGAAGATGTCATCCGCATTTTACAGGAAGAACAGGCTGAAAAAACCGGAGGAGTAATGCATTGTTATGGTGGCAGTGTTGAAACCGCTAAAATCTGCATTGATTTAAATTTCATGATTTCCCTTGGGGGTCCCGTGACTTTCAAAAATGCGAAGAAGCCGAAAGAAGTAGCTGCCGAAATTCCTTTGGAGTATTTAATGATTGAAACAGATGCTCCTTACTTGGCACCTCATCCACATAGAGGAAAACGCAATGAACCGGCACTCGTAACACTTGTAGCAGAAGAAATCGCTCGTTTGAAAGATGTTTCAATTGATGAAGTGGCAAGAGCCACGACTGAAAATGCCATAAAATTTTACAAACTACCTGTATAA
- a CDS encoding G5 and 3D domain-containing protein: MSNNSMKNLFTKALRSKQIGIAAIAVILIVSVISAVLFIGTKQTVALTVNGKQQEVNTHADTVGDLLNEQNIKVSDADLVSPSLNTKIEEGLSIKWEQAKKITITVDGKKQTIQTTANQVSEVLAEAKIEVSEQDKLTPRLDAKVGPDTNIAIEKAFQVTLVDGVNEMKVWSTSTTVADFLKQQEIQMNEFDRVEQRMDELVIPNDVIQVVRVEKVTDVVEAATNFAVETRKDKNLLKGKEKVVQEGKKGSVKQTYEIISENGKPVARILKGEEVVSDPAKKVVAIGTKIVTASVSRGASSSSEPNGKEFYVSATAYTAYCNGCSGITATGIDLRSNPNLKVIAVDPSVIPLGSKVWVEGYGYAVAGDTGGAIKGMKIDLFMPTTDQAFGFGRKQVRIKVLD, translated from the coding sequence ATGTCAAATAATTCCATGAAAAACCTGTTCACCAAAGCATTGAGGAGTAAACAAATAGGAATAGCAGCAATCGCAGTTATCTTAATTGTTTCAGTAATATCAGCCGTTCTTTTCATAGGAACGAAACAAACTGTCGCTTTGACGGTTAATGGTAAACAACAAGAAGTTAACACCCATGCAGATACAGTTGGAGACTTATTAAATGAACAAAACATAAAAGTTTCCGACGCTGATTTAGTGTCACCCTCATTGAACACGAAGATAGAAGAAGGACTTTCTATTAAGTGGGAGCAGGCAAAAAAAATTACGATTACAGTTGATGGGAAAAAACAAACCATCCAAACAACTGCTAATCAAGTTAGTGAAGTTTTAGCAGAAGCAAAGATTGAAGTTTCTGAGCAAGATAAGTTAACACCTAGGCTTGATGCCAAGGTCGGACCCGATACAAACATTGCGATTGAAAAAGCGTTCCAAGTAACGCTCGTAGATGGTGTCAATGAAATGAAGGTTTGGTCCACTTCGACTACGGTCGCTGACTTTTTAAAACAACAAGAGATTCAAATGAATGAATTTGATCGTGTCGAACAAAGAATGGATGAACTAGTGATTCCAAACGATGTTATACAAGTCGTTCGCGTAGAAAAAGTCACCGATGTAGTGGAAGCAGCAACGAATTTCGCTGTGGAAACACGTAAAGATAAGAACCTGTTAAAAGGTAAAGAAAAAGTTGTACAAGAAGGTAAAAAAGGATCCGTTAAACAAACTTATGAAATAATTTCTGAAAACGGGAAACCGGTCGCCCGCATTCTAAAAGGCGAAGAAGTAGTTAGTGATCCAGCCAAGAAAGTCGTGGCTATTGGAACGAAGATTGTTACGGCAAGCGTTTCACGTGGTGCCTCTAGTTCATCAGAACCTAATGGCAAAGAATTTTATGTCTCTGCGACAGCGTATACAGCTTACTGTAATGGCTGTTCTGGAATTACTGCTACAGGTATCGATTTGCGTTCAAACCCTAACTTAAAAGTAATAGCGGTAGATCCAAGTGTTATTCCATTGGGTTCCAAGGTTTGGGTAGAAGGCTATGGTTATGCAGTGGCTGGTGATACTGGTGGAGCGATCAAAGGAATGAAAATTGACTTGTTCATGCCAACAACAGATCAGGCATTTGGATTTGGGCGAAAACAGGTTCGGATTAAAGTATTGGACTAA
- the rnmV gene encoding ribonuclease M5: MFIEEVIVVEGKDDTTAIKRAVRADTIETNGSAISSETIQRIQHAQNKRGVIVFTDPDYPGRRIRAIIEEQVQGVKHAFLPKEKTIAKNGKGLGIEHAADEDIRQALLNVYTPRNMLNEIKEIPLHQLMEARLIGHPSAKARRDRLGELLQIGYTNGKQLQKRLSMFQIESEQLKKALAQLDQEGIHE; encoded by the coding sequence GTGTTTATTGAAGAAGTAATAGTGGTGGAAGGCAAAGATGATACAACCGCTATTAAGCGTGCTGTGAGAGCGGATACCATCGAAACGAACGGATCTGCCATTTCATCAGAAACCATTCAGCGTATTCAGCATGCGCAAAATAAAAGAGGGGTCATTGTTTTTACAGATCCTGACTACCCCGGTAGACGTATTCGTGCCATTATTGAAGAACAGGTACAGGGTGTAAAGCATGCGTTTTTACCGAAAGAGAAAACCATTGCAAAAAATGGTAAAGGTCTTGGCATAGAGCATGCAGCGGACGAAGATATACGTCAAGCACTATTAAATGTATATACACCTAGAAATATGTTGAACGAAATAAAAGAAATTCCACTTCACCAATTGATGGAAGCGCGATTAATTGGGCATCCTAGTGCTAAAGCGCGTCGCGATAGACTTGGCGAACTTTTGCAGATTGGTTATACGAATGGAAAACAACTACAAAAAAGATTATCAATGTTCCAAATTGAAAGCGAGCAGTTAAAAAAAGCTTTAGCACAATTGGATCAGGAGGGCATACATGAGTAA
- the rsmA gene encoding 16S rRNA (adenine(1518)-N(6)/adenine(1519)-N(6))-dimethyltransferase RsmA, with product MSKDIATPKRTQEILKKYGFSFKKSLGQNFLIDPNVLHNIVSHAKLTKDSAAIEIGPGIGALTEHLARNAGQVVAFEIDQRLLPVLEDTLSPYNNVEIVHSDILKANVAEVMQEKLAGYKDVMVVANLPYYVTTPILIKLLMEKLPIRGMVVMMQKEVADRITASPSTKAYGSLSIAIQYYMKAEIAMTVPKTVFIPQPNVDSAVIKLTRHETAPVHVQDEDFLFTVSRSSFAQRRKTILNNLQSQLPHGKEKKDLILAALEGANIDPTRRGETLTIQEFGKLADLLLPDFKETLTL from the coding sequence ATGAGTAAAGATATTGCAACCCCAAAACGTACACAAGAAATATTAAAAAAATATGGATTTTCCTTTAAAAAGAGTTTAGGTCAAAATTTTTTAATCGATCCGAACGTGCTTCATAATATTGTCAGTCATGCAAAGCTGACAAAAGATTCTGCTGCTATTGAAATCGGTCCTGGAATAGGTGCGTTGACAGAGCATTTAGCGCGTAATGCGGGACAAGTGGTTGCATTTGAAATCGATCAACGACTATTACCGGTGTTGGAAGATACGCTTTCTCCGTACAATAACGTAGAAATCGTCCATTCGGATATTTTAAAAGCCAACGTGGCAGAAGTGATGCAGGAAAAACTGGCAGGATACAAGGATGTTATGGTCGTAGCAAACTTACCTTACTATGTAACAACACCTATCTTGATCAAATTATTAATGGAAAAACTGCCGATTCGCGGAATGGTTGTCATGATGCAAAAAGAAGTGGCGGATCGCATCACAGCTTCTCCGAGCACGAAAGCATATGGATCATTGTCGATTGCCATTCAGTATTATATGAAGGCTGAAATTGCCATGACCGTACCGAAAACAGTATTTATCCCACAACCTAATGTTGATTCAGCTGTCATTAAATTAACTAGACACGAGACGGCTCCGGTACATGTTCAGGATGAAGATTTCTTATTCACGGTTTCGCGTTCTTCTTTTGCCCAACGCAGAAAAACCATTCTAAACAATTTGCAGTCACAACTTCCACATGGGAAAGAAAAGAAAGATTTGATTTTAGCTGCACTCGAAGGTGCGAACATAGACCCAACCCGTCGTGGGGAAACATTAACCATTCAAGAGTTCGGGAAATTGGCAGATTTATTGCTTCCTGATTTCAAGGAAACACTGACTTTATAA
- a CDS encoding Veg family protein, producing MPKTLADIKKSLDCHLGKRLQLKANGGRKKTIERAGVLRETYHAVFVVDLDQDENAFERVSYSYTDILTEAVEITIVDGMQELVVVK from the coding sequence ATGCCAAAAACTTTAGCTGATATTAAGAAGTCTTTAGATTGTCATTTAGGTAAACGTTTGCAATTAAAAGCAAACGGTGGTCGCAAGAAAACGATTGAACGAGCAGGCGTTTTACGTGAAACGTATCATGCAGTGTTCGTAGTGGATCTTGATCAGGACGAGAACGCTTTCGAGCGTGTGTCTTACAGCTACACAGATATTTTAACTGAAGCAGTAGAAATTACAATTGTTGACGGAATGCAAGAACTTGTAGTCGTCAAATAA
- a CDS encoding small, acid-soluble spore protein, alpha/beta type has protein sequence MPRNRVMSDRLKEEIAKELGFYNVVERDGWGGITSRNAGNMVKRAVEMAQTGLMNGQNRYKK, from the coding sequence ATGCCACGTAATCGTGTAATGTCAGATCGTCTAAAAGAGGAAATTGCGAAAGAACTTGGATTTTACAATGTCGTTGAGCGTGACGGTTGGGGAGGCATAACTTCTCGGAATGCTGGTAATATGGTAAAGCGAGCTGTTGAAATGGCACAGACCGGATTAATGAACGGGCAAAATCGCTACAAGAAGTAA
- the ispE gene encoding 4-(cytidine 5'-diphospho)-2-C-methyl-D-erythritol kinase translates to MLYVKAPAKINLTLDVLQKRPDGYHEVEMIMTTVDLADRIGLEPRIDGQIRIISADRYVPDDHRNLAYQAAKLLKDTYKIQEGVSITLEKKIPVAAGLAGGSSDAAATLKGLNELWDLKLTADQLAEHGAKIGSDVSFCVYGGTALATGRGEQIQELPAPPNCWIILAKPSIGVSTADVYGSLKVNEVAHPNTKEMIRAIREKDYVLMCNTMGNALESVTLKMHPEVSMIKEHMMKFGADAVLMSGSGPTVFGVVQHESRVNRIYNGLRGFCDEVYAVRLLGERDALA, encoded by the coding sequence ATGCTTTATGTGAAAGCTCCTGCAAAAATTAATTTAACCCTGGATGTCCTACAAAAACGTCCGGATGGCTATCATGAAGTAGAAATGATTATGACAACGGTTGATTTGGCAGATCGTATTGGATTAGAACCGAGAATTGATGGTCAGATTCGTATAATTTCAGCTGACCGATATGTGCCGGATGATCACAGAAACTTAGCCTATCAAGCTGCTAAGTTATTAAAAGATACATATAAGATACAAGAAGGCGTATCGATTACTTTAGAGAAAAAAATACCTGTTGCTGCTGGTCTGGCAGGAGGAAGCAGTGATGCGGCCGCTACTTTAAAGGGATTGAATGAATTATGGGATTTGAAGTTGACTGCTGATCAATTAGCCGAACACGGGGCTAAAATTGGTTCGGATGTTTCGTTCTGTGTTTATGGAGGAACGGCATTGGCCACTGGTAGAGGAGAACAGATTCAGGAATTGCCGGCCCCGCCAAACTGCTGGATTATATTAGCTAAACCTTCGATAGGTGTATCGACGGCAGATGTCTACGGAAGTCTGAAAGTTAATGAAGTGGCCCATCCCAATACAAAAGAAATGATTCGTGCAATTCGTGAGAAAGATTATGTATTAATGTGTAATACTATGGGAAATGCATTGGAATCAGTTACGTTAAAAATGCATCCCGAGGTCTCCATGATCAAAGAACACATGATGAAATTTGGAGCAGATGCGGTATTAATGAGTGGTAGTGGTCCAACAGTATTTGGCGTAGTTCAACACGAGTCCAGAGTGAATAGAATCTATAATGGTTTAAGAGGCTTTTGTGACGAAGTGTATGCAGTCAGATTGTTGGGAGAGCGAGATGCACTTGCCTAA
- the purR gene encoding pur operon repressor — protein sequence MKWKRSERLVDMTHYLLDHPQQLIPLTLFADMYQSAKSSISEDLTIVKETFEEKGIGLLMTVPGAAGGVKYIPSMRDEAVREVIKDFMDELGHSDRLLPGGYLFMTDLLGNPELMNRVGKVFASAFAKQPIDVIMTVATKGIPIAHAIARHLNVPVVVVRRDSKVTEGSTVSINYVSGSSRRIQTMVLSKRSMKSGQRVLITDDFMKVGGTMNGMKNLLEEFNCQLAGVAVLVEAEHADEQLIENYLSLVKLHEVNEKDRTIALTEGNYFSKGGNE from the coding sequence ATGAAGTGGAAACGCAGTGAGCGACTCGTTGATATGACTCATTATTTGTTAGACCATCCCCAACAGTTAATTCCATTAACATTGTTTGCGGATATGTACCAATCTGCTAAATCTTCAATAAGTGAAGATTTGACCATTGTGAAAGAAACGTTCGAAGAAAAAGGCATCGGCTTGTTAATGACAGTCCCAGGGGCCGCTGGCGGGGTTAAGTATATTCCAAGTATGCGTGATGAGGCGGTTCGTGAAGTCATTAAAGACTTTATGGACGAGCTTGGTCACTCAGACCGTTTGTTACCTGGTGGGTATTTATTTATGACGGATTTACTTGGAAATCCTGAACTGATGAATCGTGTAGGAAAAGTATTTGCTTCAGCGTTTGCCAAACAACCAATCGATGTCATTATGACCGTGGCGACAAAAGGGATTCCGATTGCTCATGCCATTGCTCGTCATTTAAATGTACCTGTTGTGGTCGTACGTCGAGATAGCAAAGTTACGGAAGGTTCTACTGTCAGCATTAACTATGTTTCTGGATCTTCACGTCGTATCCAGACGATGGTGTTGTCAAAACGCAGTATGAAGAGTGGACAACGCGTTCTTATTACGGACGACTTCATGAAAGTCGGCGGTACAATGAATGGAATGAAAAACTTACTTGAAGAATTCAATTGCCAATTAGCAGGTGTTGCCGTATTAGTTGAAGCGGAGCACGCCGACGAACAGTTAATTGAAAATTATTTATCACTTGTAAAACTGCATGAAGTAAATGAAAAAGATCGTACGATTGCTTTAACAGAAGGTAATTATTTTTCGAAAGGTGGAAATGAATAA
- a CDS encoding RidA family protein, with the protein MKAVSTTKAPAAIGPYVQGMIVNGMFYSSGQIPLTAEGNMVEGSITEQTHQVFANLKAVLEEAGSSLQQVVKTTVFIKNMNDFVVFNEIYGQHFGEHKPARSTVEVARLPKDAQVEIEVIALIS; encoded by the coding sequence ATGAAAGCAGTATCGACAACTAAAGCACCAGCAGCAATAGGACCATACGTTCAAGGAATGATTGTAAACGGCATGTTTTATAGTTCTGGCCAAATTCCATTGACAGCTGAAGGGAATATGGTGGAAGGCTCAATTACAGAACAAACTCACCAAGTTTTCGCAAATTTAAAAGCTGTACTTGAAGAAGCGGGATCATCTTTACAACAAGTGGTGAAGACAACTGTCTTCATTAAGAATATGAATGACTTTGTTGTATTCAACGAAATATATGGTCAGCATTTTGGTGAACATAAACCCGCACGTTCCACTGTTGAAGTGGCACGTTTGCCGAAAGATGCACAAGTGGAAATAGAAGTTATCGCGTTAATTTCATAA
- the spoVG gene encoding septation regulator SpoVG: MEVTDVRLRRVQTDGRMRAIASITLDSEFVVHDIRVIDGNTGLFVAMPSKRTPDGEFRDIAHPINSGTRTKIQEAVLNAYEESSEEDMIPYEEAGA, encoded by the coding sequence ATGGAAGTAACTGATGTAAGATTACGTCGAGTACAAACCGATGGCCGCATGCGTGCCATTGCTTCCATCACACTAGACAGCGAGTTTGTCGTTCATGATATTCGTGTCATTGACGGTAATACAGGGCTATTTGTGGCCATGCCAAGTAAACGGACACCAGATGGAGAATTTCGAGATATTGCACACCCGATTAATTCTGGGACACGTACTAAAATTCAAGAAGCTGTATTGAACGCTTACGAGGAGTCTAGCGAAGAAGACATGATTCCCTATGAAGAAGCAGGAGCTTAA